One part of the Paenibacillus silvisoli genome encodes these proteins:
- the ppc gene encoding phosphoenolpyruvate carboxylase, translating into MSEHAGTVTTNRPQSNNLLRRDVRFLGNILGDVLVHQGGHELLENVEKIREMSKALRAQFLPELYEEFTAVIDALNPETRHQVIRAFAIYFQLVNIAEQNHRIRRKRDYERSSGEKVQPGSIESAIQVLKDKGIEVDDVKSIIADISLELVMTAHPTEATRRAVLDIHQRIAADVMELDNPNLTYREREKLREKLLNEVLTLWQTDELRDRKPTVIDEVRNGMYYFDETLFEVLPSVYEELERCLDKYYPSERWHVPTYLRFGSWIGGDRDGNPSVTAKVTWETLTLQRGLVLSKYEELLTEVMGQLSFSTNIIEVSDELLESIKKDRAQIELRSVDLWRNDKEPYRVKLGYMLEKLANTLDDSLKGTAMRYNSAEELKADLLVIDRSLRHHFADYVADTHIRKLVRQVELFGFHLAALDVRQHSKEHESAMTEVLKNMNIVDNYASLSEEEKIDLLHNLLNDPRPLTSPHFEYSEGTRECLDVYHTIYRAQAEFGVNCISSYLISMTQGASDMLEVMVFAKEVGLFRKEANGSVRCTLQAVPLFETIDDLHAAPGIMEQLFALPVYRQSVEARGNLHEIMLGYSDSNKDGGVVTANWELRVALNAITSAAKKYDVKLKFFHGRGGALGRGGMPLNRSILAQPPHTVGGGIKITEQGEVLSSRYSMKGIAYRSLEQATWALVTASRLAKYPEQEAEATAEWEDIARGISETALQKYQDLIFRDADFMTFFKESTPLPEVGELNIGSRPAKRKGSDRFEDLRAIPWVFAWTQSRYLLPAWYAAGTALQGYVAGDAKRMETLRVMYAQFPFFTTLIDNLQMALAKADLQIAKEYAGMISDAAIRDRIFTQIEEEYARTSSFILQITGQAEILDNVPVIQESIRLRNPYVDPLSYMQVQLLKELREKRAKGEIEDPELLREVLLTINGIAAGLRNTG; encoded by the coding sequence ATGTCGGAACATGCTGGAACAGTCACTACCAACCGACCGCAATCGAACAACTTGCTTCGCCGGGACGTTCGGTTCTTGGGCAACATTCTAGGTGATGTACTCGTTCACCAAGGCGGTCATGAGCTTCTTGAGAATGTAGAGAAAATCCGCGAAATGAGCAAAGCGCTGCGCGCTCAATTTTTGCCGGAGCTGTATGAGGAATTCACGGCGGTTATCGACGCCTTGAACCCGGAGACGCGCCACCAGGTCATCCGCGCGTTTGCGATTTATTTTCAGTTGGTTAACATTGCGGAGCAGAATCACCGGATTCGCCGTAAGCGCGATTACGAGCGCTCGTCGGGCGAGAAGGTACAGCCGGGATCCATTGAAAGCGCCATTCAGGTGCTGAAGGATAAAGGCATCGAAGTCGACGACGTGAAAAGCATCATTGCGGATATTTCGCTCGAGCTCGTCATGACGGCGCATCCAACGGAAGCTACACGCCGTGCCGTATTGGACATTCACCAACGTATTGCGGCCGATGTGATGGAGCTCGACAATCCGAACCTGACTTACCGCGAACGCGAGAAGCTGCGCGAGAAGCTGCTGAACGAAGTGCTGACGCTGTGGCAAACGGACGAGCTTCGCGATCGCAAGCCTACCGTTATCGATGAAGTCCGTAACGGCATGTACTATTTTGACGAGACGCTGTTTGAAGTCCTTCCTAGCGTATATGAAGAGCTGGAGCGCTGCTTGGATAAGTACTACCCATCCGAGCGCTGGCACGTGCCTACGTACCTTCGCTTCGGTTCCTGGATCGGCGGCGACCGTGACGGCAACCCTTCGGTTACGGCAAAAGTAACCTGGGAGACGTTGACGCTGCAGCGCGGTCTTGTACTGAGCAAATATGAAGAGCTGTTGACTGAAGTGATGGGCCAGCTCAGCTTCAGCACGAATATCATTGAAGTTTCCGATGAGCTGCTGGAGTCGATCAAGAAAGACCGTGCACAAATCGAGCTGCGCAGCGTAGATCTGTGGCGCAACGATAAAGAACCGTACCGCGTAAAGCTGGGCTACATGCTGGAGAAGCTGGCGAATACGCTGGATGACTCTCTCAAAGGCACTGCAATGCGCTACAACAGCGCAGAAGAGCTGAAAGCGGATCTGTTGGTGATCGACAGAAGCTTGCGGCACCATTTTGCCGACTACGTAGCGGATACGCATATTCGCAAGCTCGTTCGTCAAGTGGAGCTGTTCGGCTTCCACCTGGCTGCGCTGGACGTACGTCAGCACAGCAAAGAGCATGAGAGCGCGATGACGGAAGTTCTTAAGAACATGAACATCGTGGATAATTATGCGTCTTTGTCCGAAGAAGAGAAAATCGATTTGCTTCATAACCTGCTGAACGATCCGCGTCCTTTGACATCGCCGCATTTCGAGTATTCGGAGGGCACGCGCGAATGTCTGGACGTCTACCATACGATTTACCGCGCGCAAGCGGAGTTCGGCGTGAACTGTATCTCCAGCTACCTGATCAGCATGACACAAGGCGCAAGCGACATGCTGGAAGTGATGGTGTTCGCGAAGGAAGTCGGCTTGTTCCGCAAAGAAGCGAACGGCAGTGTTCGCTGCACGCTGCAGGCAGTACCGCTGTTCGAAACGATCGACGACCTGCATGCGGCGCCTGGCATCATGGAGCAATTGTTCGCCCTGCCTGTATACCGTCAATCCGTCGAAGCTCGCGGCAACCTGCATGAAATCATGCTGGGCTACTCCGACAGCAACAAAGACGGCGGCGTGGTCACGGCGAACTGGGAGCTGCGCGTAGCGCTTAACGCCATTACGAGCGCAGCGAAGAAATACGACGTGAAGCTGAAGTTCTTCCACGGACGCGGCGGAGCGCTCGGTCGCGGCGGAATGCCGCTGAACCGCAGCATCTTGGCGCAGCCTCCGCACACGGTTGGCGGCGGCATCAAAATTACCGAGCAAGGGGAAGTTCTCTCATCCCGTTACTCGATGAAGGGCATCGCGTACCGCAGCTTGGAGCAAGCGACTTGGGCGCTTGTGACGGCATCGCGCCTCGCGAAATATCCGGAGCAGGAAGCCGAAGCAACGGCGGAGTGGGAAGATATCGCCCGCGGCATTTCCGAGACGGCGCTGCAGAAGTATCAGGATTTGATTTTCCGCGATGCGGACTTCATGACGTTCTTCAAGGAATCGACGCCGCTGCCTGAGGTTGGCGAGCTGAACATCGGTTCCCGTCCGGCGAAGCGTAAAGGAAGCGACCGCTTCGAGGATCTACGCGCGATTCCATGGGTATTCGCATGGACGCAAAGCCGTTACTTGCTGCCTGCATGGTACGCGGCCGGTACGGCGCTGCAAGGCTATGTTGCAGGCGATGCGAAACGGATGGAGACGCTCCGCGTTATGTACGCGCAGTTCCCATTCTTCACCACGCTAATCGATAACCTGCAAATGGCGCTTGCAAAGGCCGATCTGCAGATCGCCAAAGAATATGCCGGCATGATTTCGGATGCCGCGATTCGCGACCGTATCTTCACGCAAATCGAAGAAGAGTACGCTCGCACATCGTCGTTCATTCTGCAAATTACCGGTCAGGCGGAAATTTTGGATAACGTACCGGTTATTCAAGAGTCGATCCGACTGCGCAACCCGTACGTCGATCCGCTCAGCTACATGCAAGTGCAGCTGCTGAAGGAGCTGCGCGAGAAGCGCGCCAAAGGCGAGATCGAAGATCCGGAGCTGCTTCGTGAAGTGCTCCTTACGATCAACGGAATTGCGGCGGGCCTTCGCAACACGGGCTGA
- the sigW gene encoding RNA polymerase sigma factor SigW: protein MKSVEARLAKLALKGDQRAFAELVELYQDKLYHMSYRMLYNRQEAEDVVQDVFLRVYKNLERYDDTMKFSTWIYRIATNLCIDCLRKRKPVYSLDAESGEHEGLDGYAMIPSDDRTPESEVLLSDTQRIIHQAIATLPAKYKSVMVLRYLEELSLQEIGDVLEMPVTTVKTRVHRGREFLRKKLEHKL from the coding sequence TTGAAATCAGTTGAGGCGAGGTTAGCGAAGTTAGCTTTGAAAGGCGACCAGCGGGCTTTTGCCGAGCTCGTGGAGCTTTATCAGGACAAGCTTTATCATATGTCTTATCGAATGCTGTACAACCGTCAGGAAGCGGAGGACGTTGTGCAGGATGTATTTTTGCGCGTGTACAAAAATCTTGAGCGCTACGACGACACGATGAAATTTTCTACCTGGATTTATCGCATTGCGACGAATCTGTGCATCGACTGTCTGCGCAAAAGAAAACCCGTCTACTCGCTTGATGCGGAATCCGGCGAGCATGAAGGCCTGGACGGCTATGCGATGATTCCGAGCGACGACCGTACGCCGGAGAGCGAGGTGCTGCTGTCCGATACGCAGCGCATCATTCATCAGGCGATCGCGACGCTGCCGGCCAAGTATAAGTCCGTGATGGTTCTTCGTTATTTGGAGGAGCTGTCCTTGCAGGAGATCGGCGATGTGCTCGAAATGCCGGTCACGACCGTGAAGACCCGCGTCCATCGCGGCCGGGAGTTTCTCCGCAAGAAGCTGGAGCATAAGCTGTAG
- a CDS encoding EamA family transporter: MKRDPFYWLSFFCVLLGAACYGLLPAFIKQAYAEGFTQGQVTVHQMGIAMLLLWLIALARMKKRRSRVGGSWLKLSLIGIIGLGLTNLFYFAALRMLDASLAIVLLFQFTWITILLDSIQKRVWPGKQRLAAAIIVMIGTLLSVGLLEDRLQAVSALGIMVGLLSAVSSSLFIWWTGQLEGRQDPVIRSAVMVSAGFLLIGLLYGSEAFSASREGALIFWGLLLGLSAQVVPTLLLNIGIPRIGSSLAALLGSVELPVAIAAAWLLVGEPLSVWRIIGIVLIVAGIGIAELPAVKRKDDSARLEEKH, translated from the coding sequence ATGAAACGGGATCCGTTCTACTGGTTGTCCTTCTTCTGCGTGCTGCTGGGCGCGGCCTGCTACGGCTTGCTGCCGGCCTTCATTAAACAGGCTTATGCGGAAGGGTTTACGCAAGGGCAGGTGACCGTCCATCAGATGGGCATCGCCATGCTGCTGCTGTGGCTCATCGCGCTTGCGCGCATGAAGAAGAGGAGGAGCCGGGTCGGCGGATCATGGCTGAAGCTCTCCTTGATCGGAATCATCGGCCTCGGTTTGACGAACCTGTTTTACTTTGCGGCGTTAAGGATGCTGGATGCATCGCTTGCGATAGTATTGCTTTTTCAGTTTACATGGATTACCATCTTGCTAGACAGCATTCAGAAGCGGGTATGGCCAGGGAAGCAGCGGCTGGCGGCGGCTATCATCGTCATGATCGGTACACTGCTGTCCGTAGGGCTGTTGGAGGACCGCCTTCAAGCGGTGAGTGCGCTAGGAATCATGGTTGGTTTATTATCTGCGGTGTCCTCCAGCCTGTTTATTTGGTGGACGGGACAGCTTGAAGGGCGTCAAGACCCCGTTATACGCTCCGCGGTGATGGTCAGTGCGGGGTTTCTGCTCATTGGGCTGCTCTACGGCTCTGAGGCCTTCTCTGCAAGCCGGGAAGGCGCCCTTATCTTCTGGGGGCTTCTGCTCGGGCTGTCGGCCCAAGTGGTGCCTACGCTGCTCTTGAACATCGGCATACCGCGCATCGGAAGCAGCTTGGCTGCGTTGCTTGGAAGCGTCGAGCTTCCGGTGGCGATCGCGGCGGCATGGCTGCTTGTTGGAGAGCCGCTCAGCGTATGGCGTATAATTGGCATTGTGCTCATTGTTGCAGGGATCGGAATAGCCGAGCTGCCGGCCGTTAAACGGAAGGACGACTCGGCGCGTTTGGAGGAGAAGCATTGA
- the glmM gene encoding phosphoglucosamine mutase, translated as MGKYFGTDGVRGVANRELTPELAYKIGRCGGYVLAGQAEKPKVIIGLDTRISGPMLEASLIAGLLSIGASVVRLGVVSTPAVAYLTRVLGADAGVMISASHNPVEDNGIKFFGGDGYKLSDETELEIERLMDAEVDELPRPEGGDIGTVTVDETAKRQFIDFLKTTVTHSFAGLKIVLDCANGSAHEIAPTVFRELGAEIITVGAEPNGLNINDGVGSTHPEHLREEVLKHGADLGLSFDGDADRLIAIDENGEEVDGDFILCICGDALKRAGKLNHDTVVTTVMSNIGFFKAAGKIGLNTAQTAVGDRYVMEEMRRGGFNLGGEQSGHVIFLDYNTTGDGILTALQLTDTLVAAGKKLSEQKALMRKYPQVLVNVRVADKSAYKDNAAIASAIAEVEAELGDNGRVLVRPSGTESLIRVMAEGPDKDQVEAYVNRIVDTVRAELGAES; from the coding sequence ATGGGAAAATATTTCGGAACAGACGGCGTTCGCGGTGTTGCAAACCGCGAGCTCACGCCTGAGCTTGCTTATAAAATCGGCCGCTGCGGCGGTTACGTACTTGCCGGTCAGGCTGAGAAGCCGAAGGTCATCATCGGGCTTGATACCCGTATTTCGGGTCCGATGCTGGAGGCATCGCTGATTGCGGGCCTGCTGTCCATCGGCGCGAGCGTTGTGCGCCTTGGCGTCGTATCCACGCCTGCCGTAGCTTATTTGACGCGCGTGCTGGGCGCTGATGCGGGTGTCATGATTTCCGCTTCGCATAACCCGGTTGAAGATAACGGCATTAAATTTTTCGGCGGAGACGGCTATAAGCTCTCCGACGAAACGGAGCTGGAAATCGAGCGCTTGATGGATGCGGAAGTCGACGAACTGCCTCGTCCCGAGGGCGGCGATATCGGTACGGTTACGGTGGATGAAACGGCGAAACGCCAATTTATCGATTTCTTGAAAACGACGGTAACGCATTCGTTCGCAGGGTTAAAAATCGTGCTCGATTGCGCGAACGGTTCGGCTCATGAAATCGCGCCTACGGTTTTCCGTGAGCTAGGTGCTGAGATTATTACGGTTGGCGCAGAGCCAAACGGCTTGAACATCAACGATGGCGTCGGTTCGACGCATCCGGAGCATCTGCGCGAAGAAGTGCTGAAGCACGGCGCGGACCTGGGTCTTTCCTTCGACGGCGACGCTGACCGTCTGATCGCGATCGACGAGAACGGCGAAGAGGTCGACGGCGACTTTATTTTGTGCATTTGCGGCGACGCGCTGAAGCGGGCTGGCAAGCTGAACCATGACACGGTCGTGACGACGGTCATGAGCAACATCGGCTTCTTTAAGGCTGCTGGCAAAATCGGCTTGAACACGGCGCAAACCGCTGTCGGCGACCGTTATGTCATGGAAGAAATGCGCCGCGGCGGCTTTAACTTGGGCGGCGAGCAGTCCGGCCATGTGATTTTCCTCGACTACAATACGACAGGCGACGGTATTTTGACCGCGTTGCAGCTGACCGATACGCTTGTGGCTGCCGGCAAGAAGCTGAGCGAGCAGAAAGCGCTGATGCGTAAATATCCGCAGGTGCTTGTAAACGTGCGCGTGGCGGACAAGAGCGCGTATAAGGACAATGCGGCGATTGCGTCCGCGATCGCTGAGGTCGAAGCGGAGCTTGGCGACAACGGCCGCGTGCTGGTGCGCCCTTCAGGTACGGAATCGCTTATCCGCGTCATGGCGGAAGGACCGGATAAGGACCAGGTGGAAGCTTACGTAAACCGCATCGTGGACACGGTGCGCGCGGAGCTCGGAGCCGAATCATAG
- a CDS encoding anti-sigma factor family protein yields the protein MNCNVAVMLMHDYLDDDLPHDDVAELKLHIDGCESCRARLEQLERTEALTHKLMDSPIAMTPQQSAQLTDRIMSSLPVKRRRTGFASWIRRHPAVSVAAVFALVMFSSFLAMWQQDSDLTVRGADLAEVVIEGDTVTVPEGAHVQGDLTVENGKANVLGEVEGDVTVISGSLYQASTAHISGEVKQIDQALDWFWYKVTHSISSLAY from the coding sequence ATGAATTGCAACGTCGCCGTCATGCTGATGCATGATTATTTGGATGATGACCTGCCCCATGACGATGTGGCTGAATTAAAGCTTCATATAGATGGCTGCGAAAGCTGCCGTGCCCGGCTGGAACAGCTGGAGCGTACAGAAGCGCTGACGCATAAGCTGATGGATTCGCCTATCGCCATGACGCCGCAGCAATCCGCGCAATTGACCGACCGCATCATGAGCTCGCTGCCGGTGAAACGCCGCAGGACCGGTTTTGCCAGCTGGATACGAAGACATCCGGCCGTCTCGGTTGCCGCCGTGTTTGCTCTTGTCATGTTCTCGAGCTTTCTCGCGATGTGGCAGCAGGATAGCGATTTGACCGTCCGCGGAGCGGATCTTGCCGAAGTCGTCATTGAAGGCGATACGGTAACGGTGCCCGAGGGCGCGCATGTACAAGGCGATCTGACCGTAGAAAACGGCAAAGCGAACGTACTAGGCGAAGTCGAAGGCGACGTAACGGTGATCTCGGGATCGCTGTATCAAGCCTCTACCGCACACATATCCGGAGAAGTGAAGCAGATTGACCAGGCGCTGGACTGGTTTTGGTACAAAGTTACACATTCCATCAGCAGTTTGGCCTACTAA
- the glmS gene encoding glutamine--fructose-6-phosphate transaminase (isomerizing) → MCGIVGYIGKRDSQDILIEGLKKLEYRGYDSAGIAVFTKNGLEVRKSIGRLANLEQQLDGQPLEGSVGIGHTRWATHGKPSDVNSHPHTDNTHKFSVVHNGIIENYLDLKDELIAKGCKFVSETDTEVISHLVADEYDGDIVKAVQRAVKRMRGAFALGVLTEYEPDRLVAVRFASPLVIGIGEGENFIGSDIPAILEHTRNVYILNDGEMAILTKNSVEVMTTEGELISKEIFHVDWDLVTAEKAGFDHFMLKEIYEQPKAYRDTMMGRISDDGRSVVLNEIGMSADDIRAIRKIHIVACGTAMHAGLVGKTVIESLARIPVETDVASEYRYRSPIITPDTLVIVVSQSGETADTLAALREAKRCGARVLAITNVVGSSVSREADDVIITQAGPEIAVASTKAYTSQLIAFYLLGLFLAETLGTKDSGYITEVVEAMHKLPEQVESILDKAAVLKQVAESLSKHNNLFFIGRGVDFAVAQEGSLKLKEISYIHSEAYAAGELKHGTLALIEDGIPVISLITQEDLYEKTLSNIKEVKARGAHVLGVINEGFEAEVAKSVDELFAIPKTLPLLAPALSVVPLQLIAYYASLARGNDVDKPRNLAKSVTVE, encoded by the coding sequence ATGTGTGGAATTGTAGGATATATCGGTAAACGTGATTCGCAGGATATTTTGATCGAAGGTTTGAAAAAGCTGGAGTACCGCGGCTACGACTCGGCAGGCATCGCGGTATTCACGAAGAACGGTCTTGAAGTGCGCAAGTCGATCGGCCGCCTTGCGAACCTGGAGCAGCAGCTGGACGGTCAGCCGCTGGAAGGCTCTGTCGGTATCGGCCATACGCGTTGGGCAACGCACGGCAAGCCATCGGACGTGAACTCCCACCCGCATACGGACAACACGCATAAGTTTTCCGTCGTGCATAACGGGATCATCGAGAACTACCTGGACTTGAAGGATGAGCTCATCGCGAAAGGCTGCAAGTTCGTATCGGAAACCGACACGGAAGTCATTTCCCACCTGGTAGCGGATGAGTACGACGGCGACATCGTGAAAGCCGTACAGCGTGCGGTAAAACGGATGCGCGGCGCGTTCGCCCTTGGCGTTCTGACGGAATACGAACCGGACCGTCTGGTTGCGGTACGATTCGCAAGCCCGCTCGTTATCGGTATTGGCGAAGGCGAGAACTTCATCGGATCGGATATCCCGGCAATTCTGGAGCATACGCGGAATGTGTATATTCTGAATGACGGCGAAATGGCGATCTTGACGAAAAACAGTGTCGAAGTGATGACGACTGAAGGCGAACTTATTTCCAAGGAAATATTCCATGTCGATTGGGACTTGGTAACGGCGGAGAAAGCCGGATTCGATCACTTCATGTTGAAAGAAATTTACGAGCAGCCAAAAGCATACCGCGACACGATGATGGGCCGTATTTCGGATGACGGACGCTCCGTCGTTCTGAACGAAATCGGCATGTCGGCGGACGACATTCGCGCGATTCGCAAAATTCACATCGTAGCATGCGGTACGGCTATGCACGCTGGCTTGGTGGGCAAAACGGTTATCGAGAGCCTAGCTCGCATTCCGGTTGAAACGGATGTTGCGTCCGAGTACCGCTACCGTTCGCCGATCATCACGCCTGATACGCTCGTCATCGTCGTTAGCCAATCCGGCGAAACGGCGGATACGCTCGCAGCTCTTCGCGAGGCAAAACGCTGCGGCGCTCGCGTCCTGGCAATTACGAACGTCGTAGGCAGCTCGGTATCCCGCGAAGCGGATGATGTCATCATCACGCAAGCTGGCCCTGAGATCGCCGTAGCTTCGACAAAAGCTTACACGTCCCAGTTGATCGCGTTCTACCTGCTTGGTCTGTTCTTGGCGGAAACGCTGGGCACGAAGGACAGCGGGTATATCACTGAAGTCGTTGAAGCGATGCACAAGCTGCCAGAGCAAGTGGAAAGCATTCTCGACAAAGCGGCTGTGCTTAAGCAAGTTGCAGAATCGCTGTCGAAGCATAACAACCTGTTCTTCATCGGCCGCGGCGTTGACTTCGCTGTCGCGCAGGAAGGCTCGCTGAAGCTGAAAGAAATCTCCTACATTCACTCCGAAGCTTATGCGGCTGGCGAGTTGAAGCACGGTACGCTTGCATTGATCGAGGACGGTATTCCGGTCATCTCGTTGATCACGCAAGAAGACCTGTACGAGAAGACGCTAAGCAACATTAAAGAAGTAAAAGCTCGCGGCGCTCACGTGCTCGGCGTCATTAACGAAGGCTTCGAAGCAGAAGTAGCGAAATCGGTGGATGAGCTGTTCGCGATTCCGAAGACGCTGCCGCTGCTTGCGCCGGCCCTGTCGGTTGTTCCGTTGCAGCTGATCGCGTACTACGCGTCGCTGGCGCGCGGCAATGACGTTGATAAGCCGCGTAACTTGGCGAAGAGCGTTACGGTTGAGTAA
- the cdaA gene encoding diadenylate cyclase CdaA → MNYFADLTWKEWIKDLIDVAIVSYIIYKLILLVRGTRAVQLLKGIFVLVATWAISTWFNLYTLKWLMNQMFTFGVVTILIIFQPELRRALEQLGRGSLFSRSSVVERDISDRIGEIIKSLNYMSKRKIGALIVFERNTGLSDYIESGIQMESLVSSELLINIFIPNTPLHDGAVIIRGNQIMAAGCYLPLSENPFISKELGTRHRAAIGVTEVCDAVSIVVSEETGQISLAVGGMIVRDIKEESLISKLFEELNPNSKARVRQGVKTPFWKRKGGDQHG, encoded by the coding sequence ATGAATTATTTCGCAGATTTGACCTGGAAAGAATGGATCAAGGATCTTATTGACGTTGCCATCGTTAGCTATATTATCTATAAACTGATTTTGCTCGTCCGGGGAACACGGGCGGTTCAATTGCTGAAAGGGATTTTCGTGTTGGTCGCAACCTGGGCGATCAGTACGTGGTTTAACCTGTACACGCTCAAATGGCTGATGAACCAAATGTTTACGTTCGGGGTCGTCACGATTCTGATCATCTTCCAGCCGGAGCTTCGCCGCGCGCTCGAGCAATTGGGCCGCGGCAGCCTGTTCAGCCGATCGTCCGTCGTGGAGCGGGACATTAGCGACCGCATCGGCGAAATCATTAAGTCGCTTAACTACATGTCCAAACGAAAAATCGGCGCACTCATCGTATTCGAGCGCAATACGGGGCTTTCGGATTACATCGAGTCGGGGATTCAAATGGAGTCGCTCGTCAGTTCGGAGCTGCTGATCAATATTTTTATCCCGAATACGCCGCTTCATGATGGAGCCGTGATCATTCGGGGTAATCAAATTATGGCGGCGGGCTGCTACCTGCCGCTGTCGGAGAACCCTTTTATCAGCAAGGAGCTTGGAACGAGGCACCGCGCCGCGATCGGCGTAACCGAGGTCTGCGATGCCGTCTCGATCGTCGTTTCGGAGGAAACCGGGCAAATCTCGCTTGCGGTCGGCGGCATGATCGTTCGCGACATTAAAGAAGAATCGCTGATCTCGAAGCTGTTCGAGGAGCTGAATCCGAACTCCAAGGCACGCGTGCGCCAAGGCGTCAAAACGCCTTTCTGGAAACGGAAAGGGGGCGATCAGCATGGATAA
- a CDS encoding CdaR family protein: MDKWLSHPTAIKVISLMIGILMWAVVHFDSDKTPNTVANLTETQEIDAVQVKPIGMDDKNFALRLLDPGAVHLTVRGSRSDFLIAQAGNDYEVTVDLSQAVEGRKVLPVKVNLPKGLELIDVSPSNVTVVLERIVTKEFEVSIKTEGTPGKGYKIGQPVVKPNNRVHVTLPKDQMSLVDSVGGTLSVEGEEETVNDKKMKLVAYDKEGNELTDAIISPSVVEVEIPITKPFKKLPLQIGFRGSLPEGYAMSSFSQSVDQITVYGPQDVLDKYDYYDGITVDLSKLKESGTMELDIPPMEGIANVDPQKVSFEYKIVLAETKVMSHLPVKMIGLSEGLNAKVTLPPNGMVDAIVKGASNVLAQLESKDVQLIADLTGLGPGSHVVPLEMHLPQFVEQAPNAPITVTVEITDSTATIAQPDTENGNGVPATDETDAEAPSGDGSGTGADTDSGVNAPSGEGAADGAEEKSSNSAATTP; the protein is encoded by the coding sequence ATGGATAAGTGGCTCAGTCACCCGACCGCGATTAAAGTCATTTCGCTCATGATCGGGATCCTGATGTGGGCTGTCGTGCATTTCGATTCCGATAAAACGCCTAATACGGTAGCGAACTTGACGGAAACGCAGGAAATCGATGCGGTCCAAGTGAAGCCGATTGGGATGGACGATAAAAATTTCGCGCTGCGGCTGCTCGACCCGGGAGCCGTGCATTTAACGGTGCGGGGCTCGCGGTCGGATTTTCTAATCGCGCAGGCCGGCAACGATTATGAGGTTACGGTCGATCTCAGCCAAGCGGTCGAAGGACGCAAGGTGCTGCCGGTTAAGGTGAACCTGCCGAAGGGCCTTGAGCTGATCGACGTTTCGCCAAGCAACGTAACGGTCGTGCTGGAACGGATCGTTACGAAAGAATTCGAAGTCTCCATTAAGACCGAAGGTACGCCCGGCAAAGGCTACAAGATCGGACAGCCCGTCGTGAAGCCGAACAACCGCGTACACGTGACGCTGCCGAAGGATCAAATGAGTTTGGTCGATTCGGTCGGCGGCACGCTCTCCGTCGAAGGCGAAGAGGAAACGGTCAACGACAAGAAAATGAAGCTCGTCGCCTACGATAAGGAAGGCAATGAGCTGACGGATGCGATCATTAGTCCGAGCGTCGTCGAGGTGGAAATCCCGATTACGAAGCCGTTCAAGAAGCTGCCGCTCCAGATCGGCTTTAGGGGTTCGCTGCCTGAAGGTTACGCCATGTCGTCGTTCAGCCAAAGCGTGGACCAAATTACGGTCTACGGACCGCAGGACGTGCTGGACAAGTACGACTACTACGACGGCATCACGGTTGACTTGTCGAAACTGAAAGAATCGGGTACGATGGAGCTCGATATCCCTCCAATGGAGGGCATCGCCAACGTTGACCCGCAAAAGGTATCATTCGAATATAAAATCGTATTGGCGGAAACCAAAGTGATGTCTCACCTGCCGGTGAAAATGATCGGGTTGTCCGAGGGCTTGAACGCCAAAGTAACGCTCCCGCCGAACGGCATGGTCGATGCAATCGTCAAAGGGGCTTCGAACGTGCTCGCCCAACTGGAGAGCAAAGACGTGCAGCTCATTGCCGATCTGACCGGGCTTGGGCCGGGCAGCCATGTGGTTCCGCTGGAAATGCATCTGCCGCAGTTCGTGGAGCAGGCGCCGAATGCGCCGATTACGGTTACGGTCGAGATTACGGATAGCACGGCAACCATCGCGCAGCCGGACACCGAGAATGGGAACGGTGTGCCGGCGACCGATGAAACCGATGCGGAGGCGCCGAGCGGCGATGGAAGCGGGACCGGCGCTGATACGGACAGCGGCGTTAATGCGCCATCCGGTGAAGGGGCTGCCGACGGGGCAGAGGAGAAAAGCTCGAATTCGGCGGCGACAACGCCATAG